The following nucleotide sequence is from Sander vitreus isolate 19-12246 chromosome 3, sanVit1, whole genome shotgun sequence.
CAAATACTTCCAATAGTTAAGACATTTCTCTCAAaagcacaaatgtcaacctcatggtggaaAATTCAGAGAATCATCAAAGTCATTTGGTCTCATCGTTTGGCAACAATGAATGCCTGCACCaaataacatgaaaatccatccagtagttgttgagatatttcagtctagacCAAAGTGCTGGAATGACCTACATTGCTATCCATAAAGTTAAAAGATAACTCAGTTTGatacacctaaaaaaaaaaaaaaaaaatcaatatctgGCCAAAGGTGGATAGGAAAGGGGATTGGTAAGAAGGCAACTACCATGATAAATATTTACACAAGTAAAGACAACATGAGAAAGAAATGATCTGCAACAGGAGACTGCAGATTGAAGTTATTGgccaatgattaaaaaaaaagtaaaaatgtggaCACAGATGGCTCATACATGGGCCATAGTTCATGGATGGCACTTTCAGACAAACTAATCTTTGCGAcctgatttaaaaagaaaagaatttgGCCAAACAAGCCTTATTTATCTCAGGGGAGTAAGGACGACGCAGCCAGATGTTCATCTTAAATTTGTCCTCTGGCAGAGAAAAATCACCAAATGTGGCACTTGGTTTGTTTTGGAAGATTTGCTAATTGTGTGCACTACGTATATGAAGGGGGTAATTCCACAAAGAGGTTGTATCTATATAAGGAGTCAATCTTTCTGTTTACAGGTGCaaggtatcatttttttttcttgttgccAGGTTACACCCACGGGAGTCCCCACACCAGTAGGGACTCCCCATCTTACCATAATAGCTGCAACCACAAAGCCACACAACATCAATACAACTGTCACAGACGTGTTGAAAAGTGAAACCAGGAAAGAAACGGTTGTTTTCGTAAACCTCTTTGTCGTCTTTTTAttcgctcttttttttttcttccattttgcaACTCAAGCACCATATAAGGAGCTTAGCTGCATCAGTGTCTTCATGGACAGAGGTGTGGTTTATTACGACACttgttatgcttttcttggccaggtcgccgttgcaaatgagaaactgttctcaacggcctacctggttaaagaAAGGTTaacttaaattttttttaattgttttgatGAAAGTACTAGTACTAGTTTAACAAGAAAATGCTAAGAAAACATAGTTTTTGAAACAGTAACATATTTAACTGCAGTTTTATGGGCTTGATTAATTTCTGGAGTTCTTAAGTTGTAActtcattttaataaaacaaagtaGGCTTCATAAATCAAACAATGTCTCACTCTATTAAATGTTTCAACTGTACTCATTTAAAGCATTTTGGTTCCATCTACTGGGGAAAAACAAGCATAACATGTCCTGGGTTTACAGTAGGaactgtttgacattttggaaaatatgcatATTTACATTCTTGCAGAGAGCTCATgaaaagtaccaataccacaATATGAAAGTACTTGAATACAAGTAAAAGacttgcattcaaaatcttaaaagtaaagaaatattAGTTGGTGTTAGTGTTGGGAAATATCATGCAGTTGAATGGTTCCTGTCAGTTATATTACTATATATTATGTGATTACTGATGCGTTAAGATAGAAatagcattttaatgttaatgtaGCTGGTCATGAAGGagatcattttaaacattttatacaCTTTTGGGTAGTTTCAGCTTTAATAATGCATCATGCCTTATTATGAGTCCATAGATTATGtgtgtaacattttaaaatgtaaagtgtCTAATAACTAAAGCTGTTTGATGAATGTAGTGAAGCAAAAAGTAGAAAAGAAAATTAAGTAGAACtataaagtacctcaaaattatacctaagtgcagtacttgagaaaatgtatttagtaCTGTTAAGATTGATACCAATCTCATATTTATTCTCCCTAcctactgaaataaaaaaactgtatgGCCATATTTAGTAGTATTTTATTAACAATGtggtattacatttttataactgCGCCTTTCTGACTTTTGTGCTTCATAGcttaatttttttgtctttgataTTACTATTTGTccattagcttagcattaagactgtaAACAGAGTCCAGGAAGTTACCAAGAAATAATCTAATGCATAATCCtttaaattgtcatttttacactcaACACTAAACAgttccagcttcatatttaccgtacaaaCATGAGAagatcaatcttcttatctaactctcagctAACAAGCAAAATAAGCGTAtcactcaaaatgtcaaaccacCTCATTACtaaaaaaggcctaaaatgatGCAGTGAATTATATAAGTATTTAATAAATAGTGGAGAACAGATGAGCAGAAAcaaggtttaggaaaaaaaaaagggaatcttttattttttttttagatatccTGTACAAGGGCCTGAAATCACAGCTGGTCGGGGAGTATTTACACTGACGGaggcttttttttccttaatTCTTAAAATGTCGTCTATTTTTGGATCTTAAATGTAAGGgagaaataaataagaattacTCCAACATGACCTCGTCCCTTGTGGTCTTTTACCTTTGTGTCCCTCCCAGATGGAAATACAAGTTGAAACTGCAGGAAGTTCTCACGGGTGAAATAGTTTAAGAAACTTTGTGATTTCCACCACCATCTGGAGAAGCTTGACAGTTCAACCTACATCTGAAAAGCTGCCTCTGTCGTCACTTATTCTCTATGAGGTGTGGCTCCGAGAGTTTTTGGACGTGCAGCTCCTTCACCAGCTCCTCCACACAGGCCTTAAACAGAGGCTCCGGCTCCTGAGAGACAAGAGGAAGAACGAAACAGGGTCAGAACCAAGTGATAACCAACCCTAATGATTACTGATTTGTAATGAAAGTCTTTTAATTGAAAATTGAAGATATTTGCACTCTGTCTTTCCCATTTCCTAGAAATCTTGCGGCCTGCAATAGAGGTGCATTAGCTCTACTACTTTGTTTCTGTGAGCTAAAATGGCTGAAACAAGTGCTGAATGAGGTGGAGCTTCAGGCAGGTGTGTTTGAGGATTCTGTTACCTTGTGCTCCAGCTGCCTCTGCTTCTCCACGGCCTCCTCCAGACTCAGACCCAACcactctgcctcctcctctggGATCTCAAACTGCTGCTTCGACAGAAGGAAGCATACAATGTCATTTGCTATTAATGACAACTCTTTCTCTTGTACAGTAGCTGGTAACCATCAGGGTTAGTTTTAATCACTCCTCTCCCAACAAATTTACGATCACTCGGTGGACTTGAACACATCCCATCTACCTTGTATTTGTTGTAGACCTTCTCTCGCTTGACAGGGTCGGAGGGGTAAAGCTCTGTGTTTCTGCGTGCCAGGCGAAGCAACATGGCCCTCTTCAGGTCCATCCCCAACTTGGAGTTCAGGTCTTCCTTTGATGTCTGATAGAGATGGATAATTACAGTCATAAAAAAGCCAGACGGAAAAAAAACCCCGTAATTTTGTCACACAGAGGTAGCGCTCTCTTACGCTGAGAATATAGGAGTCGAAACCAAAGGCAGCATCGATGAGGTCCAGAGTGCGTGCTGTGACTGTGATGGTGAACTTGTGATCGAGGATCTCGCTATACAACTCTCTCTTGAACAGCTGTGGTTTCCACGTCTTCTTCAGACGAGTCGACATCTACGGAAAGAGACcatttagaaatgtattatgTCTACAGCTACGTGTCTAACACTTTGCAATTACTAACAAAAAAACTTGAGCTACATATTTACATTCAGTAAAGCTGGATTTTGTAAACACACAACTTATAATGTACTTTTAGTGATTTTTATGACAGGGCTGTTGAGTGTGTCCACTCGACAATCCCATTTAGTCcaatgaaaaagacaaaagtgAGAGAGTGGAAACTTATACCTTAACcttgtaatgtattttttatgtattaattCTAACGTTCTTAACGTGAAGAGAGGGGAGTTGACAGCGAGCAAAGGGTGACATGCTAACAAAGCCCAAGCTGGATATTAATCTACAGCAGCTGGAAGATTATACGGTGTGTATTATGGTATAATCAAGTAATGTCAACAGACTGTactagaaataaagaaagacaaTCATCTTCCTGGAGACTCACTTTGTCATTATTGGCGTATCTGAAGCCTGATATCCAGCCCTCTCCTCCCCACAGGCCGTCCTGGGAGCTTGGAGGGTAGTAGATGGGTATCGGGACATCCTGCACTCGTTCCTTCTGCCTGGTCGTTGGGTTGGCTCGGTACTGGACTCCCAGAGGTCTCCAATGGACAGGGCTGGGATCTTTCTGCTCAAGGGACTTAAGGTAGTGTTTGGGGAGACGAGCGTAGATGCCCTGCTTCAGTTTTAGGGCCTCCCAGATTTTGGGGGAGTATTTATGAAAAGGCATAACGGACTATCTTTAAAATAGTTAAACCTGAAAGACAGAATAAGAAAAATGTCAGGTTGTTACTTAGTGAAACCAATAAGAAAATCAATAGTTCCCTGCACAGcattataaatgagttgcaggCAATGCAATCGAATAAAATAATAAGAGAAGACTTGCTGCAAGTGAATAACTGACTTAGTTGacagaaaataatcaatttCAAGGTAAGATTTATAGTCACGGATTTACAAATAGTAATGGTTTTCTGAGTTTCTACAGTTTTTCCTGATCAGACCAAGTAATACGTTCTAGGTATGTAGGTAACAGTTACATTCATCATTGATAATCTGTCTATTTCTTTGTTGACAAACAGTTTAGTCTATAAAGTgtcagacagtaaaagaaataccACACGTGCCCAGTGACATCttcaattgcttgttttgtcttccTTATAGGTGGAAGCACCGAGTGTTTGGGATTTTACTTGATGAATAACTtgaatgattattattattcaacaTAAAATGTTACCCTATTGAACACCCCACAAATAAACAATCCCCTGCCCATTTTGCCCAGATTCCCAGTAACCAACCAGTGTTTCTACACTGGAATACTCCTCTGCTGCAGTtttgtcagtttgtttttgttttcatatgttAAAGACCCAATGTAAGCGTCATATGATATCTGATGAAATACTAGGTTTAAAACTACATTTTGACACAGGTCCTCAAGACTGGATGAAAACGCAGAAGCAACCTCAGGGCTCTTACCATGTCAGGTTTTATTGTGGGGCATTTAAACAAATTCCTAATTCATCAAATCACCACCAGTAATTGCCACACACATGACCTGGGGCACCATATGGTCTGGGGCTTTTCTGTCTTGTGATTatgtttctgtcaatatttatGACAATAATacatcctaaaaaaaaaaaaacactctgaaCTTGTGTTTTGTTATTTGTCAATATACCCTAAAGTGAAGATATAAACTGAcaaagaaattgaaaaaaaataatgaattaacGTTAATTGAAACTGAAACGTTAGTTAATTACAGCCATGCTACAGTTTAGGACAATTAAAACCTACTAAATAAGTCTCTGACATGATAAGTGACAAGTTACTTTTAGAACTAAATAAATAGcgttgctaacgttagttagcagGACGCTAACTGGCACAGACCAACAACACAGTTATACATCGAAACAAGGCCTCAACTAGTCTAATATACCGTTGAGAGCTCGTTCATATGTCTGTTTTACCgggtaagaagaaaaaaattaccTCCACCAAGTAGAATATGAGTTTTTAATCTAGGTTAGCCCAAAACTAGGCAGGCAAGGACATCATGCACAGTCTCCACTGCACAGGCAGATTTCCGTATTGGTTGGCCCGCCTACACCAAAAAGGAGAATGATTGGATAGCGG
It contains:
- the mrpl28 gene encoding large ribosomal subunit protein bL28m isoform X2, producing the protein MPFHKYSPKIWEALKLKQGIYARLPKHYLKSLEQKDPSPVHWRPLGVQYRANPTTRQKERVQDVPIPIYYPPSSQDGLWGGEGWISGFRYANNDKMSTRLKKTWKPQLFKRELYSEILDHKFTITVTARTLDLIDAAFGFDSYILSTSKEDLNSKLGMDLKRAMLLRLARRNTELYPSDPVKREKVYNKYKQFEIPEEEAEWLGLSLEEAVEKQRQLEHKEPEPLFKACVEELVKELHVQKLSEPHLIENK
- the mrpl28 gene encoding large ribosomal subunit protein bL28m isoform X1, whose protein sequence is MPFHKYSPKIWEALKLKQGIYARLPKHYLKSLEQKDPSPVHWRPLGVQYRANPTTRQKERVQDVPIPIYYPPSSQDGLWGGEGWISGFRYANNDKMSTRLKKTWKPQLFKRELYSEILDHKFTITVTARTLDLIDAAFGFDSYILSTSKEDLNSKLGMDLKRAMLLRLARRNTELYPSDPVKREKVYNKYKQQFEIPEEEAEWLGLSLEEAVEKQRQLEHKEPEPLFKACVEELVKELHVQKLSEPHLIENK